One genomic window of Medicago truncatula cultivar Jemalong A17 chromosome 1, MtrunA17r5.0-ANR, whole genome shotgun sequence includes the following:
- the LOC25482303 gene encoding putative wall-associated receptor kinase-like 16, producing MKLNTKLTQLCTILLLTIFMVTIVFASNESFPSSLPGCKNTCGDVKIPYPFGISNSLIPNHGPCFLDPFYNLTCENDTKLLWSDIQVSNISVIEGQLELLFFVSSNCGNGNGSYNQSFLDIFDGRFSLSTRENKFLTVGCNSIGFLRSTYEKETFYTGCLTICDGTRNRIENGACSGIGCCQVDIPPMMRNITIQSSNYLDLNESLGCSNSFVVKNGFYNFSVSDLDNFPSEKLPLILDWSVGSKHCNASKIEDGYACKNNSDCYDEDIDFGYRCKCKDGYGGNPYHPDGCTDIDECKTGNNTCISEKHCRNTDGSHECFCPDGQSGNGTLAGGCHKQDVITKVAIGASAGIIVLFVAISSLYLTYQKRKLIKLKQKFFQKNGGSILVQQLSTREDTSQAAQIFTEEELKKATKKYDESLIIGRGGFGTVYKGVLPDNKIVAVKKSKIIDANQIEQFINEVVVLTQINHRNVVKLLGCCLETEVPSLVYEFVSNGTLFDFIQSTKDKTNNPTWKTRLRIAAETAGALSYLHSAASIPIIHRDVKSTNILLDDNYTAKVSDFGASRLVPLDQTEIATMVQGTLGYLDPEYMQTHQLTEKSDVYSFGVVLAELLTGDKPLSFNRQEETISLAMHFLSCLKQDKLFDAIQVGILDDENKKEIKEVAILAARCLRLRGDERPSMREVAMELDGIRLMEKHPWNDTEQNFEESQHLLHEASCSIYNETGDSYNPGYSGYDSLKDQPLIVLDSGR from the exons ATGAAACTGAACACAAAGCTCACGCAATTATGCACAATTTTATTACTTACAATATTCATGGTAACAATAGTATTTGCATCCAATGAATCCTTTCCTTCATCTCTACCCGGTTGCAAAAACACATGTGGAGATGTCAAAATTCCATATCCATTCGGAATATCCAATTCATTAATACCAAATCATGGACCTTGTTTTCTAGACCCCTTCTATAACCTCACTTGTGAAAACGACACAAAATTATTGTGGAGCGATATACAAGTTTCCAACATAAGCGTCATCGAAGGACAACTTGAACTGTTGTTCTTTGTCTCCAGCAATTGTGGTAATGGTAACGGAAGTTACAATCAATCCTTTTTAGACATTTTTGATGGCAGATTCAGCTTATCAACCagagaaaataagtttttaacaGTTGGTTGTAACAGTATCGGTTTTCTCAGAAGCACTTACGAGAAAGAAACATTTTACACCGGTTGCTTAACAATATGCGACGGTACTCGAAACAGAATCGAAAACGGAGCATGTTCGGGTATTGGTTGTTGTCAAGTTGATATTCCACCTATGATGAGGAATATAACTATACAATCTTCTAATTATCTCGATTTAAACGAATCTTTGGGATGTAGCAATTCGTTTGTTgttaaaaatggattttataATTTCTCTGTTTCTGATTTGGACAATTTTCCTTCTGAGAAGCTTCCTTTGATTCTTGACTGGAGTGTTGGAAGTAAACATTGTAATGCTTCAAAGATTGAAGATGGTTATGCTTGCAAGAATAATAGTGATTGTTATGATGAAGACATTGATTTTGGTTATCGATGTAAATGTAAGGACGGTTATGGAGGAAATCCGTATCATCCAGATGGCTGCACAG ACATCGATGAATGTAAGACGGGGAATAACACATGCATAAGTGAAAAACATTGTCGCAATACTGATGGATCTCATGAATGTTTTTGTCCTGATGGACAATCTGGAAATGGAACGTTGGCAGGAGGTTGTCATAAACAAGATGTTATTACCAAGGTTGCAATTG GAGCAAGTGCTGGAATCATTGTTCTATTTGTCGCGATTTCTTCTCTATACTTGACATACCAAAAAAGGAAACTCATCAAACTCAAgcaaaaattctttcaaaaaaatggtGGTTCCATTTTGGTACAGCAACTATCTACAAGAGAAGACACTTCTCAAGCAGCACAAATATTCACAGAAGAGGAACTTAAGAAAGCCACCAAAAAATACGACGAAAGCTTAATCATCGGTAGAGGAGGTTTTGGTACAGTTTACAAAGGAGTTTTACCTGATAACAAAATTGTCGCtgtaaaaaaatccaaaataattgaCGCAAATCAAATTGAGCAATTCATTAATGAGGTAGTTGTTCTGACCCAAATAAATCATAGGAATGTTGTCAAACTCCTAGGCTGTTGTCTAGAGACAGAAGTTCCTTCATTAGTGTACGAATTTGTTAGCAACGGTACACTTTTCGATTTCATACAAAGCACTaaagataaaacaaataatCCAACATGGAAAACACGTTTAAGGATAGCAGCGGAGACAGCTGGAGCTTTATCATATCTACATTCAGCTGCATCAATTCCAATTATCCACAGAGATGTTAAGAGTACCAACATTCTCTTGGATGACAATTACACCGCAAAAGTTTCTGACTTTGGAGCTTCCAGATTGGTTCCACTTGATCAAACAGAGATAGCAACAATGGTGCAAGGAACACTTGGATACTTAGATCCCGAGTATATGCAAACACATCAACTAACCGAGAAAAGTGATGTTTATAGCTTTGGAGTGGTTCTTGCAGAGCTTCTAACAGGTGACAAACCTCTTTCTTTTAACAGGCAAGAAGAAACCATTAGTCTTGCTATGCACTTTTTGTCTTGTTTAAAACAAGATAAACTTTTTGATGCTATTCAAGTTGGAATTTTGGATGATGAAAACAAGAAAGAGATTAAGGAGGTTGCTATTCTTGCTGCAAGGTGTTTAAGACTTAGAGGTGATGAAAGACCTAGTATGAGGGAAGTAGCTATGGAGTTGGATGGTATAAGGTTAATGGAGAAGCATCCTTGGAATGATACAGAACAAAACTTTGAAGAGAGTCAACACTTACTTCATGAGGCATCTTGTAGTATCTACAATGAAACTGGTGATAGCTACAACCCTGGATATAGTGGGTATGATAGCTTGAAAGATCAACCATTGATTGTCTTGGATAGTGGAAGATGA